In Hermetia illucens chromosome 1, iHerIll2.2.curated.20191125, whole genome shotgun sequence, one genomic interval encodes:
- the LOC119661182 gene encoding uncharacterized protein LOC119661182, with product MRSLLNYIVKQRIFGDTRCWMYSIEWQKRGLPHAHILIWLVERIQTDQIDDIICAEIPDHEADPNLHDVVITNMIHGPCGAINPQSPCMVDGNCSKRYPQKLTAETVTDNDGYPLYRRRSPDDSGRTITTKVKRMDFVLDDNWIVPYLPLISKTFKTHCKVEH from the coding sequence ATGCGGTCCCTGCTGAATTACATTGTTAAACAACGCATCTTTGGAGATACTCGATGCTGGATGTATTCAATCGAATGGCAAAAACGAGGCCTGCCGCACGCACACATCCTTATTTGGTTAGTGGAAAGAATTCAAACAGACCAAATAGATGATATCATATGTGCCGAGATTCCTGATCACGAAGCCGATCCAAACCTACATGATGTTGTAATTACAAATATGATTCATGGACCGTGTGGCGCCATCAATCCCCAATCACCTTGCATGGTCGACGGTAATTGTTCCAAACGATATCCACAGAAACTAACGGCGGAGACCGTCACTGACAACGATGGTTATCCATTGTATCGCCGTCGATCACCCGATGATAGCGGTCGAACTAtcacaacaaaagtgaaaagaatggaTTTCGTTCTCGACGACAATTGGATTGTTCCATATTTGCCACTTATTTCCAAAACATTCAAGACACATTGCAAAGTGGAGCATTGA